In the Wyeomyia smithii strain HCP4-BCI-WySm-NY-G18 chromosome 2, ASM2978416v1, whole genome shotgun sequence genome, one interval contains:
- the LOC129723935 gene encoding deoxyribodipyrimidine photo-lyase → MNTSRAPVISVVRKLFCTMKRSKKSAEVDAAAGSSRSDGPAKKQAKLETTSSYVDMFDVQRQNVAKSILDFDFKKKRVRVLSEVQEVEEGKRGILYWMSRDGRVQDNWAFLFAQKLALKNELPLHVCFSLVPTFLEATIRHYKFMLKGLEEVAKQCEALDINFHMLNGTARDTIPKFVQEHQIGAVVCDFSPLRIPMKWVEDVGKALPPEVPFCQVDAHNIVPLWVTSDKQEYAARTIRSKINKNLDTYLTEFPPVIKHPHKEVIRPKIIDWSKLLESLTVDKTVDEVDWAVPGYEGGIAILQSFIEKRLRKFNSKRNDPTEDALSNLSPWFHFGQISVQRSVLAVKKYGKGFSEGVAAFCEEAIVRRELADNFCFYNKQYDNLKGSYDWAQKTLQDHRKDKRTYIYTREELQEAKTHDDLWNAAQIQMVREGKMHGFLRMYWAKKILEWTKTPEEALQIAIYLNDRYQLDGRDPNGYVGCMWSIGGIHDQGWREREVFGKIRYMNYEGCKRKFDVAAFVSRYGGKVYRK, encoded by the exons ATGAACACAAGCAGAGCACCGGTAATATCAGTAGTTCGAAAACTTTTCTG TACAATGAAGAGGTCCAAAAAATCTGCCGAAGTAGACGCTGCTGCTGGTAGTTCTCGATCTGATGGACCCGCCAAGAAACAAGCTAAATTAGAAACTACTAGCAGTTATGTAGACATGTTTGATGTTCAACGACAGAACGTCGCAAAATCTATACTTGATTTCGATTTTAAGAAGAAACGCGTACGCGTCCTCTCCGAGGTACAGGAAGTCGAAGAAGGGAAGAGAGGGATACTGTACTGGATGTCGCGAGACGGTCGCGTACAGGATAACTGGGCATTTTTGTTTGCTCAGAAATTGGCACTGAAGAACGAACTTCCGTTGCATGTTTGTTTTAGTTTAGTGCCTACATTTCTGGAAGCTACTATCAGACATTACAAGTTTATGTTGAAAG GCCTTGAAGAAGTAGCTAAGCAGTGCGAAGCATTGGATataaactttcatatgttaAACGGTACAGCGCGCGATACAATACCCAAATTCGTTCAGGAGCATCAAATTGGAGCAGTTGTTTGTGACTTTAGCCCACTGCGAATACCAATGAAATGGGTAGAAGATGTCGGTAAAGCTTTACCTCCGGAAGTACCATTCTGCCAGGTGGATGCTCACAACATTGTGCCTTTGTGGGTCACGTCCGATAAACAAGAGTATGCTGCCCGCACTATTCGTAGTAAAATCAACAAAAACCTGGACACGTACCTGACCGAATTTCCTCCTGTAATCAAGCATCCCCACAAAGAAGTTATTCGGCCGAAAATTATTGACTGGTCGAAGCTGCTGGAAAGCTTAACAGTCGATAAAACTGTTGACGAAGTTGATTGGGCGGTACCTGGTTATGAAGGAGGAATTGCAATCCTGCAATCTTTCATAGAGAAAAGGTTGCGTAAATTTAATTCAAAGCGAAACGATCCCACAGAAGATGCTTTATCCAATCTTTCACCATGGTTTCACTTTGGACAGATATCTGTTCAGCGAAGCGTGCTTGCCGTGAAAAAGTATGGTAAAGGTTTTTCCGAAGGGGTAGCGGCTTTTTGCGAGGAAGCAATTGTTCGACGGGAACTAGCTGATAATTTTTGCTTTTATAATAAGCAATACGACAACTTAAAAGGCTCCTACGATTGGGCACAAAAAACTCTTCAGGATCACCGTAAAGATAAGCGAACCTACATTTATACACGGGAAGAGCTGCAAGAAGCTAAAACTCACGATGATTTGTGGAATGCGGCTCAAATCCAGATGGTACGGGAGGGCAAAATGCACGGATTCTTACGGATGTATTGGGCAAAAAAGATTCTAGAATGGACCAAAACTCCCGAGGAGGCACTACAGATTGCCATTTATTTAAACGATCGTTACCAACTGGATGGAAGAGATCCGAATGGGTACGTAGGCTGTATGTGGTCCATCGGAGGTATTCACGATCAGGGCTGGCGCGAGAGGGaagtttttggaaagattcgctACATGAACTATGAAGGTTGTAAGCGCAAATTTGATGTAGCAGCCTTTGTGTCCCGTTACGGTGGAAAAGTTTACCGGAAGTAA